A single region of the Ascaphus truei isolate aAscTru1 chromosome 6, aAscTru1.hap1, whole genome shotgun sequence genome encodes:
- the LOC142497079 gene encoding uncharacterized protein LOC142497079 isoform X2 — translation MIVVGIGEAWMRERQEEIDKMKLTNMMKRMELTEAVVRAETRRRDMEELEAFLTELRTSVIILRVKIIHLRLDARVTELRVEERNRTRSSSKTSKNPQHHNKTSKPMPFLWHTQPYSPPWTPFLWYTRPYSPRCMPSTKPSYRKRSNVPASPSQDIPFLSTLAVSPTPPIETLYPKVPKDPPAQEDEPKGQKFIRFFSCFGMK, via the exons ATGATAGTGGTCGGCATTGGAGAAGCATGGATGAGGGAGCGGCAGGAGGAG ATTGACAAGATGAAGCTAACCAATATG ATGAAACGTATGGAGTTGACAGAGGCAG TAGTACGTGCCGAGACAAGGAG GAGAGACATGGAAgagttggaggcttttttgacGGAATTGAGGACTTCCGTAATTATCTTG AGAGTGAAGATCATTCATCTGAGGCTGG atgCCAGGGTGACAGAATTACG agtggaggagaGGAATAGAACTCGTAGTTCCTCTAAGACTTCAAAGAACCCTCAACACCACAATAAGACATCAAAACC GATGCCTTTTCTATGGCATACTCAACCATACTCACCTCCATGGACGCCTTTTCTATGGTATACTCGACCATACTCACCTCGATGCATGCCCTCTACTAAGCCTAGTTACAGGAAACGGTCAAATGTACCAGCCTCACCTTCACAGGATATCCCTTTCCTATCAACACTAGCTGTGTCACCCACTCCACCAATAGAAACGTTATACCCAAAAGTACCAAAGGATCCTCCTGCCCAGGAAGATGAACCTAAAGGACAAAA
- the LOC142497079 gene encoding uncharacterized protein LOC142497079 isoform X4: protein MKLTNMMKRMELTEAVVRAETRRRDMEELEAFLTELRTSVIILRVKIIHLRLDARVTELRVEERNRTRSSSKTSKNPQHHNKTSKPMPFLWHTQPYSPPWTPFLWYTRPYSPRCMPSTKPSYRKRSNVPASPSQDIPFLSTLAVSPTPPIETLYPKVPKDPPAQEDEPKGQKCPKKKRFIRFFSCFGMK from the exons ATGAAGCTAACCAATATG ATGAAACGTATGGAGTTGACAGAGGCAG TAGTACGTGCCGAGACAAGGAG GAGAGACATGGAAgagttggaggcttttttgacGGAATTGAGGACTTCCGTAATTATCTTG AGAGTGAAGATCATTCATCTGAGGCTGG atgCCAGGGTGACAGAATTACG agtggaggagaGGAATAGAACTCGTAGTTCCTCTAAGACTTCAAAGAACCCTCAACACCACAATAAGACATCAAAACC GATGCCTTTTCTATGGCATACTCAACCATACTCACCTCCATGGACGCCTTTTCTATGGTATACTCGACCATACTCACCTCGATGCATGCCCTCTACTAAGCCTAGTTACAGGAAACGGTCAAATGTACCAGCCTCACCTTCACAGGATATCCCTTTCCTATCAACACTAGCTGTGTCACCCACTCCACCAATAGAAACGTTATACCCAAAAGTACCAAAGGATCCTCCTGCCCAGGAAGATGAACCTAAAGGACAAAA GTGCCCCAAAAAGAAAAG
- the LOC142497079 gene encoding uncharacterized protein LOC142497079 isoform X1, translating into MIVVGIGEAWMRERQEEIDKMKLTNMMKRMELTEAVVRAETRRRDMEELEAFLTELRTSVIILRVKIIHLRLDARVTELRVEERNRTRSSSKTSKNPQHHNKTSKPMPFLWHTQPYSPPWTPFLWYTRPYSPRCMPSTKPSYRKRSNVPASPSQDIPFLSTLAVSPTPPIETLYPKVPKDPPAQEDEPKGQKCPKKKRFIRFFSCFGMK; encoded by the exons ATGATAGTGGTCGGCATTGGAGAAGCATGGATGAGGGAGCGGCAGGAGGAG ATTGACAAGATGAAGCTAACCAATATG ATGAAACGTATGGAGTTGACAGAGGCAG TAGTACGTGCCGAGACAAGGAG GAGAGACATGGAAgagttggaggcttttttgacGGAATTGAGGACTTCCGTAATTATCTTG AGAGTGAAGATCATTCATCTGAGGCTGG atgCCAGGGTGACAGAATTACG agtggaggagaGGAATAGAACTCGTAGTTCCTCTAAGACTTCAAAGAACCCTCAACACCACAATAAGACATCAAAACC GATGCCTTTTCTATGGCATACTCAACCATACTCACCTCCATGGACGCCTTTTCTATGGTATACTCGACCATACTCACCTCGATGCATGCCCTCTACTAAGCCTAGTTACAGGAAACGGTCAAATGTACCAGCCTCACCTTCACAGGATATCCCTTTCCTATCAACACTAGCTGTGTCACCCACTCCACCAATAGAAACGTTATACCCAAAAGTACCAAAGGATCCTCCTGCCCAGGAAGATGAACCTAAAGGACAAAA GTGCCCCAAAAAGAAAAG
- the LOC142497079 gene encoding uncharacterized protein LOC142497079 isoform X5, whose product MEELEAFLTELRTSVIILRVKIIHLRLDARVTELRVEERNRTRSSSKTSKNPQHHNKTSKPMPFLWHTQPYSPPWTPFLWYTRPYSPRCMPSTKPSYRKRSNVPASPSQDIPFLSTLAVSPTPPIETLYPKVPKDPPAQEDEPKGQKCPKKKRFIRFFSCFGMK is encoded by the exons ATGGAAgagttggaggcttttttgacGGAATTGAGGACTTCCGTAATTATCTTG AGAGTGAAGATCATTCATCTGAGGCTGG atgCCAGGGTGACAGAATTACG agtggaggagaGGAATAGAACTCGTAGTTCCTCTAAGACTTCAAAGAACCCTCAACACCACAATAAGACATCAAAACC GATGCCTTTTCTATGGCATACTCAACCATACTCACCTCCATGGACGCCTTTTCTATGGTATACTCGACCATACTCACCTCGATGCATGCCCTCTACTAAGCCTAGTTACAGGAAACGGTCAAATGTACCAGCCTCACCTTCACAGGATATCCCTTTCCTATCAACACTAGCTGTGTCACCCACTCCACCAATAGAAACGTTATACCCAAAAGTACCAAAGGATCCTCCTGCCCAGGAAGATGAACCTAAAGGACAAAA GTGCCCCAAAAAGAAAAG
- the LOC142497079 gene encoding uncharacterized protein LOC142497079 isoform X3: MPYQIDKMKLTNMMKRMELTEAVVRAETRRRDMEELEAFLTELRTSVIILRVKIIHLRLDARVTELRVEERNRTRSSSKTSKNPQHHNKTSKPMPFLWHTQPYSPPWTPFLWYTRPYSPRCMPSTKPSYRKRSNVPASPSQDIPFLSTLAVSPTPPIETLYPKVPKDPPAQEDEPKGQKCPKKKRFIRFFSCFGMK; encoded by the exons ATTGACAAGATGAAGCTAACCAATATG ATGAAACGTATGGAGTTGACAGAGGCAG TAGTACGTGCCGAGACAAGGAG GAGAGACATGGAAgagttggaggcttttttgacGGAATTGAGGACTTCCGTAATTATCTTG AGAGTGAAGATCATTCATCTGAGGCTGG atgCCAGGGTGACAGAATTACG agtggaggagaGGAATAGAACTCGTAGTTCCTCTAAGACTTCAAAGAACCCTCAACACCACAATAAGACATCAAAACC GATGCCTTTTCTATGGCATACTCAACCATACTCACCTCCATGGACGCCTTTTCTATGGTATACTCGACCATACTCACCTCGATGCATGCCCTCTACTAAGCCTAGTTACAGGAAACGGTCAAATGTACCAGCCTCACCTTCACAGGATATCCCTTTCCTATCAACACTAGCTGTGTCACCCACTCCACCAATAGAAACGTTATACCCAAAAGTACCAAAGGATCCTCCTGCCCAGGAAGATGAACCTAAAGGACAAAA GTGCCCCAAAAAGAAAAG